The following proteins are co-located in the Vicia villosa cultivar HV-30 ecotype Madison, WI unplaced genomic scaffold, Vvil1.0 ctg.000162F_1_1_1, whole genome shotgun sequence genome:
- the LOC131624754 gene encoding transcription factor bHLH36-like, with amino-acid sequence MAEDQKQHKISTTLVNDEKKIIRKEVEKQRRMQMSILCSSLRSSLPFHLIKGKRSVSDHIGEAANYVQILKEKVNVLEKKRDKLKETISSTMIETENELPADPSNLVKCVNINQIPDGVEIVICRGFEDSPSRLSDLMKIIVQEGCDVVHCVTNHVNGKIFHTIKSEVEDLTHFDLARLQNKLDQAILLSR; translated from the exons ATGGCCGAAGATCAGAAACAGCATAAAATATCAACTACTTTGGTCAATGATGAGAAGAAAATCATTCGTAAGGAAGTTGAGAAACAAAGAAGGATGCAAATGTCTATTCTATGCTCATCACTCAGATCTTCACTTCCTTTTCACCTAATTAAG GGAAAGCGTTCAGTATCAGATCATATAGGTGAGGCTGCAAATTATGtccaaattttgaaggaaaaggtTAACGTACTCGAAAAGAAAAGGGATAAGCTCAAGGAAACTATTAGTTCAACCATGATTGAAACTGAAAATGAATTACCAGCAGATCCTTCAAATTTAGTGAAGTGTGTTAACATTAATCAAATTCCAGATGGGGTGGAAATTGTTATATGCCGTGGTTTCGAGGATAGCCCTTCGCGTTTATCAGATTTAATGAAAATAATAGTTCAAGAAGGATGTGATGTTGTTCACTGTGTTACCAACCATGTTAATGGGAAGATATTTCATACTATTAAATCCGAG GTGGAAGACTTGACACACTTTGATCTTGCTAGGCTGCAAAACAAACTGGATCAGGCAATCTTATTGTCAAGGTAG